Proteins encoded in a region of the Lycium ferocissimum isolate CSIRO_LF1 unplaced genomic scaffold, AGI_CSIRO_Lferr_CH_V1 ctg105, whole genome shotgun sequence genome:
- the LOC132041497 gene encoding uncharacterized protein LOC132041497 produces MLGEQHRINVSDLIWTSVAQPRQRMIVWLGVHGRLLTKARMAHLNIPVDDANCCLCSSQVQETAHHLFAECDWFKEVKTGVLQWAGVQLPTGDIKQVLERIRRKHWKQFYKEVVVALWSAIIYQVWKARN; encoded by the coding sequence ATGCTAGGTGAGCAACACAGGATCAATGTCTCAGATCTTATTTGGACCTCCGTAGCACAACCTAGACAGAGGATGATTGTTTGGTTAGGAGTTCATGGTCGACTGCTAACTaaggccaggatggcacatttgaatattccagTAGATGATGCAAATTGTTGTTTATGCTCTAGCCAAGTTCAGGAGACTGCACATCATTTGTTTGCTGAATGTGATTGGTTCAAAGAGGTGAAGACAGGTGTGTTACAATGGGCTGGTGTTCAACTACCAACTGGTGACATTAAGCAGGTCTTAGAGAGGATCAGAAGGAAACATTGGAAGCAATTCTACAAGGAGGTGGTTGTAGCATTATGGAGTGCAATTATATACCAAGTTTGGAAAGCAAGGAACTAA
- the LOC132041515 gene encoding uncharacterized protein LOC132041515 codes for MSSVQNTVDTVNAAATAIVNAESRVQPPTVQKRRWGSCWSLYWCFGSNKHSKRIGHAVLVPEPAAPGPAVPVTENPNHSATIVIPFIAPPSSPASFLPSDPPSATQTPAGLVSVKSLSINAYSPGGTASIFAIGPYAHETQLVSPPVFSTFTTEPSTANFTPPPEPAHMTTPPSPDVPFAQLLTSSLARNRRYSGSNYKFPLSQYEFVPYQDPGSPGSNLISPGSVVSNSGTSSPFPGKCPIIEFRKGEPPRFLGYEHFSTRKWGSRVGSGSLTPSGWGSRLGSGTQTPNGGISRLGSGTVTPNGGEPPSRDSYLLENQISEVASLANSDNGSEIEEGVIDHRVSFELTGEDVPSCREKEPVMSHSQHTLPMDVPAPSNLLSNEMESSSSIVEEKADELPGKASESGEDQCHRKHRNITFGSSKDFDFDNVKIEVLEKDSVDCEWWTSDKAAGKESGIQNNWTFFPVLQPGVS; via the exons ATGAGTAGCGTACAGAATACTGTAGATACTGTAAATGCTGCTGCTACGGCCATAGTTAATGCAGAAAGTAGAGTTCAACCACCTACAGTTcag AAAAGAAGATGGGGAAGCTGCTGGAGTCTATACTGGTGTTTTGGTTCTAACAAGCACAGCAAACGAATTGGTCATGCCGTCCTTGTTCCTGAACCTGCAGCACCTGGACCTGCTGTTCCAGTTACTGAAAATCCAAACCACTCGGCCACTATTGTAATTCCCTTTATAGCTCCTCCCTCTTCTCCTGCATCCTTTCTTCCGTCTGATCCTCCTTCTGCTACCCAGACACCCGCTGGATTAGTCTCTGTCAAATCCCTCTCTATTAATGCATATTCTCCCGGTGGGACTGCATCTATTTTTGCAATTGGTCCCTATGCTCATGAAACACAGTTAGTTTCCCCACCTGTTTTTTCTACCTTTACTACCGAACCTTCTACTGCTAATTTTACTCCCCCACCTGAACCAGCGCATATGACAACACCACCTTCACCAGATGTGCCTTTTGCGCAGCTTTTGACATCATCACTAGCGCGCAATAGAAGATATAGTGGGTCCAATTATAAGTTCCCGTTGTCCCAGTATGAGTTTGTGCCTTATCAAGATCCAGGAAGTCCAGGTAGTAATCTAATATCTCCAGGTTCAGTAGTATCAAATTCTGGCACCTCCTCACCTTTCCCTGGCAAATGCCCTATAATTGAGTTCCGTAAGGGGGAACCTCCAAGATTTCTTGGTTATGAACATTTCTCCACTCGTAAATGGGGTTCAAGAGTTGGCTCAGGATCGTTGACACCGAGTGGCTGGGGCTCTAGGCTGGGCTCTGGAACTCAGACCCCGAACGGTGGGATTTCAAGGCTAGGCTCTGGTACTGTGACTCCAAATGGTGGGGAACCTCCTTCCCGAGATAGTTACCTTTTGGAGAACCAAATCTCCGAGGTAGCATCTCTTGCCAATTCTGATAATGGGTCTGAAATTGAGGAAGGTGTAATTGATCACAGAGTTTCATTTGAATTAACTGGGGAAGATGTCCCAAGTTGCAGAGAAAAGGAGCCCGTCATGTCACATTCGCAACACACTCTGCCAATGGATGTCCCTGCCCCTTCCAATTTATTGTCCAACGAAATGGAAAGTAGTAGCTCTATAGTCGAAGAAAAAGCAGATGAATTGCCTGGGAAAGCTTCAGAAAGCGGGGAAGATCAATGTCATCGAAAGCACCGGAATATTACATTTGGTTCAAGCAAAGATTTTGATTTTGACAATGTGAAAATAGAAGTCTTGGAGAAGGACAGTGTTGACTGTGAGTGGTGGACAAGTGACAAGGCTGCAGGGAAGGAATCAGGTATTCAAAACAACTGGACTTTCTTTCCTGTGTTGCAGCCAGGAGTCAGCTAA